Part of the Candidatus Zixiibacteriota bacterium genome, TTTTCCCGTCTGCGTATTGCCCAGTAAGGATTTTGAGGATGCCGAGTCTCAGTTTATTTTCGTCGCCACCCTGATTTCCTCGGTTCTCATCCAACTTTTGTAAAGCGTTGATAATAAGTGTCGTATCAGATTGCACGTATCCATTGTAGAGTTCCTGAAGATTATCTCCAATGGGCCAGATTTGCGACGGAACACGGGATTTGAACTCTGAGACAGCCTTTTCCATGAGAGGTCGGGCGACCTGAGGCAGGAGTGTCGAATTGAAGTGACCTGCCCAAATACCGAGTCCCTGTTGTCTGGCTCTGGTTTCGGCTATCAAATACTGGTCGGTTCGTGAGCATGGATATTTCAGGTAGACCAGCGCGTATCCGTCAGCAACCATCCGCTCACAAACATCGGTTCCGTTTGGCAGGTGCAGGAAGGCGAGAGTCCGGCCGTATTTGTCAGTCCGGTTTTTGTCGTACCAGAGCGTTATATCCTTGCCGTCGATTAGCCTCGTTAAATGTGCAGTAGAGTTCGGATCATTCTCCGGCGCGTCGATTCCAAGCAGACGAACCTTTTCTCCGGTTGTGGTGGTGAAAGTGTCACCGTCGGCGATGGATTTCACCTGAACGGTATCTTGGGATGAAACCGATACGCTCAGGGCTATACATAAGAGAATCGTTAAAGACTTCATCTTCTAATTATCCTTGGACTTCATCTCGGCGGTGTTCCTGATATTGTCCTCATATGGTTCATCTCTTATTTTCTTGTGAATGGCGAGCACGGCGTAGCTCATAGTAAGAGTCAGGATAAACAAAATGAACCCAACGACACAGGTGACGAGTCCGTACCAATTGAGCAGAAAACTCAGCAGGCCGGAACTGGAGCTGTATTTGACGTCTATGGTTACCATCTCCTCGTCCCACTCATAAATACCGCCGCCGCTGCCGTATACCTCACGCTCACTGTAATAGGCGGAGATATCCCCCCGATCGCAGAGAACCTTGAATGCTTTGTCCCCGGTGAAAAACAAAAGCACAACCCCCACCATGATGGTGATCGCGCTACCATTCGAGCATAGAAAGTCGAACTTCGACGCAATCAGATGCGGCATCAGTAATTCATTCCACATAAATAGTGGAGGAAGGACTATCAGAAGTCCGCAGATGGACAACCAAAGAAGTGGGGAGTCGTGTGGAATATGTCCGATGCTCAAGACCAGTAGTAAGACAACAAGGGTAAGCAGGCCGATCCCCGCTATAAGGCTACTGACAAAGTTGATTATTCGCAGCATTTTAGCCCTCCTTATCAATTCCGAGTAATGTTTCGAGTGCCCTGCGTTTTTCAGGGCTTAGTTTATTGAAGTGTTCGAGTATCTTCTTCTGGTCTGGTGAGAGAGGCACTTCGCCGGTGGCGACCTTCGCCGAGGTTCTTAACGACCGTAAAATGCGCGAAGCGTTTGCCTATCTCGATCATCTATTTTCCCCTTTTTATTACGAGCATCGTAATATCATCCGAGCGAGGCGAATCACCAACAAAAGATTCTATCTCTTTCATGAGTCTTCCGGATATCTGTTCTGATTCAAAGTGGCGAAGATTATCAAGGTGCTGTTCCATGCGTTCCTCACCAAATTGCAGTTCGCCATGCTGGGCTTCGGTCACGCCGTCGCTGTAAATAAACAGAAGATCATCCTCCAAGAGGGTA contains:
- a CDS encoding thermonuclease family protein; this encodes MKSLTILLCIALSVSVSSQDTVQVKSIADGDTFTTTTGEKVRLLGIDAPENDPNSTAHLTRLIDGKDITLWYDKNRTDKYGRTLAFLHLPNGTDVCERMVADGYALVYLKYPCSRTDQYLIAETRARQQGLGIWAGHFNSTLLPQVARPLMEKAVSEFKSRVPSQIWPIGDNLQELYNGYVQSDTTLIINALQKLDENRGNQGGDENKLRLGILKILTGQYADGKKLLEPIIFGPKESTEGNNFGFGLYYVGVANDGLGNKKDAIENFKLLLSYWGKADIEIKEIRDARARLAKLTG